One window of Triticum dicoccoides isolate Atlit2015 ecotype Zavitan chromosome 5A, WEW_v2.0, whole genome shotgun sequence genomic DNA carries:
- the LOC119300739 gene encoding uncharacterized protein LOC119300739: protein MSFEDNAMASRITSPSSKAMVSESDLRIINVASNVDHSQANNQASAVLGPVAIFWDIENCPVPSDVRPDDVAGNIRMALRLHPVVNGAVTVLSAYGDFNAFPRRLREGCQRTGVKLVDVPNGRKDAADKAILVDMFLFALDNHPPSSIMLISGDVDFAPALHILGQRGYTIALAIPSSVTVSSALSSAGSFVWDWPSLARGAGSVPPRSLGHRAADPLVCPNSVTPGKFPDIQTEEEAIVYMGTFRNEYGGRTTSNQINCYNSSQVTGESCKAFCTLADGSCGTGTSSRSHHVLGGLNEVPVIDQGFTGEQSWWVRPGDLQGLKGQLIRLFQLSGGSVPLVRVPSEYLKLFGRHLYVAEYGAVKLVHLFEKLAESFVVIGKGQRKMICLRNSGDRNMKKYPSTPIILKNEKRLNATLEEGTSETCQQLSSSSEDLSEDEQNINPDVDGAYVFDSHLYKCRTEVEALLVCYLSCPLPLSHFESLYEQRYKKTLDYQSCGVDGLEELLNKLKDVVELNVDEISNMKFIKAKSPKCSPSKPF from the coding sequence ATGTCTTTTGAAGATAATGCAATGGCTAGTCGTATCACCTCACCCTCATCAAAAGCTATGGTATCAGAATCAGATCTTCGGATAATAAATGTTGCATCAAATGTGGATCATTCTCAAGCAAATAACCAGGCAAGTGCAGTCCTCGGTCCAGTGGCTATCTTTTGGGACATTGAGAACTGCCCTGTTCCAAGTGATGTACGGCCAGATGATGTTGCTGGGAATATACGGATGGCATTACGGCTGCATCCTGTTGTTAACGGTGCAGTTACAGTTCTCTCTGCTTATGGAGATTTCAATGCTTTCCCTAGAAGACTCAGGGAGGGATGTCAGAGAACCGGAGTCAAACTTGTCGATGTTCCAAATGGGCGGAAAGATGCTGCTGATAAGGCTATACTGGTAGATATGTTTCTCTTTGCTCTGGACAATCATCCACCGTCATCCATTATGCTTATATCTGGTGATGTGGACTTCGCTCCCGCTCTCCATATACTTGGTCAGCGTGGATACACTATTGCCCTTGCGATTCCATCTTCAGTTACCGTCTCATCGGCTTTGAGCAGTGCTGGGAGTTTCGTGTGGGACTGGCCTAGTCTTGCCCGTGGTGCAGGCAGTGTACCCCCCAGATCCTTAGGGCATCGTGCTGCTGATCCTTTAGTCTGTCCTAACAGTGTAACACCGGGCAAATTTCCTGACATACAGACTGAAGAGGAGGCCATTGTTTATATGGGAACTTTTAGGAATGAATATGGTGGCAGAACAACCAGCAACCAGATTAAttgctataactcttcacaggtcaCCGGAGAATCATGCAAAGCTTTCTGTACTCTGGCAGATGGCAGTTGTGGCACCGGCACGTCATCGAGGTCACATCATGTATTAGGTGGTTTGAATGAAGTCCCAGTGATAGACCAAGGATTTACAGGCGAACAATCATGGTGGGTTCGTCCGGGTGACCTTCAAGGCTTGAAGGGTCAACTAATAAGGTTATTTCAGTTATCTGGTGGATCTGTTCCACTTGTCCGTGTTCCTTCAGAGTATTTAAAGCTGTTCGGAAGGCACCTGTATGTAGCAGAATATGGAGCTGTAAAACTTGTTCATCTTTTCGAAAAGCTGGCTGAGTCTTTTGTTGTCATAGGGAAGGGTCAGAGGAAGATGATTTGCCTACGCAATTCTGGTGATAGGAACATGAAGAAATATCCAAGCACACCAATAATTTTGAAAAATGAAAAGAGATTGAATGCTACTCTCGAGGAAGGTACTAGTGAAACATGTCAGCAGTTGAGCAGCTCATCAGAAGATCTCTCAGAGGATGAACAGAATATTAACCCTGACGTAGATGGAGCATATGTGTTTGATAGCCATCTATACAAGTGCAGAACAGAGGTCGAGGCTCTTCTTGTCTGTTACTTGTCGTGCCCTCTTCCACTCTCTCATTTTGAGTCCCTGTATGAGCAACGGTACAAGAAGACTCTCGACTACCAGAGCTGTGGAGTTGATGGTCTGGAGGAACTGCTTAACAAGTTAAAAGATGTTGTCGAATTGAATGTAGATGAGATCAGCAACATGAAGTTCATCAAAGCCAAGTCACCAAAATGTAGTCCCTCAAAGCCATTTTAA